TCGGCGTACTCCCCAGTGCAGACACGCGGCGACCGGACATCCGGCATGACCGGCATCGAGTACGCCGATCTGCTGGCCTTCGCTGACGGTTGCTCCGGCCGTGAGCGTGCTGGCCACCGGCTCGTAGGTGGTGCGTAGACCGGACGGGTGGTCAATCGAGATGACCGGACGCCCGGCGACCATCCCGACGAACGCGACCGTGCCGTCGCCGGCCGCGCTCACCGGCTGCCCCGCGCCACCTGCCAGATCGACACCGCGGTGCCCAGCGCCCCACTTCACCGCCGGCGGGTCGAAGTACCGGGTGACCTGCGGCGGCGTGAGCGGCCACGACCACGACGTACTCACCTGTGGAGCGGCCTGCGCCGGAGCGAGCCACAGCAGCAGGAGCGTCACGACCAATGCGGCGATGGTGGACCAGGCGAGCGGCCGATAGCGAGGCATCGTCCGATCGCACCAGATACCGGTTCGTCGTCGCCACGTCATACACCGTCGATGTGGACGACACGCGTGCCTGTGGACAGATCTCGCAACGGCCGCCGCGCGATTTCTCTCGGATCGGCGGAAATTTCTCTCGGATCGACGGAATTAACGCTCGGATCTGTGGGGGAGTAACGGGCGGCGTACGCAGGGCGTACACTAGATCCAGCGGTTCGCATCGGATATCCGGCGCGGACCGACTTCGCGCGTCCAGCTCCGCCTCGGAGTGATCGGTTCAAGGTCCGGCAGCAGCCGGTTGATCAGGGCGCTAGGGACCGCCGCCACCACGGGGGCGGTCGACAACCAGGACGAGGTCGCGGCGGTGCCGTGACCAGTGAAGGAGTACGGCAATGGCCGTCGTCACCATGCGCCAGCTGCTCGACAGCGGCGTCCACTTCGGGCATCAGACCCGCCGGTGGAACCCCAAGATGAAGCGCTTCATCCTCACCGAGCGCAATGGCATCTACATCATCGACCTGCAGCAGACGCTCAGCTACATCGACCAGGCGTACGAGTTCGTCAAGGAGACCGTCGCCCACGGCGGCACCATCCTGTTCGTCGGCACCAAGCGTCAGGCGCAGGAGGCGATCGCCAAGGAGGCGACTCGCGTCAACATGCCCTACGTCAACCACCGCTGGCTGGGCGGCATGCTCACCAACTTCTCGACCGTGCACAAGCGGCTGCAGCGCCTCAAGGAACTCGAGCAGATCGCCGAGACCGGTGGCGACACCGTGCGCACCAAGAAGGAGCAGCTGATCCTGGACCGCGAGCGCGAGAAGCTCTCGCGCACGCTCGGCGGCATCCGCGACATGGCTCGCGTGCCGTCCGCAGTGTGGATCGTTGACTCCAAGAAGGAAGCCATCGCTGTTGGCGAGGCCCGCAAGCTCAACATCCCGGTGGTCGGCATCCTCGACACCAACTGCGATCCGGACGAGATCGACTACCCGATCCCGGGCAACGACGACGCGATCCGCTCGGCCGGTCTGCTGACCCGGGTGATCGCTGACGCGGTCGCCGAGGGCCTGCTTGCCCGCGCCGAGAACGCCGGCAAGGGTGCCGCGGACGGCGACGACAAGCCCAACCGCGACGAGGTCGCCGCCGACGAGCCGCTGGCCGAGTGGGAGCGCGAGATCCTCGAGCGCAAGGAGACGACCGACTCCGCCGAGGCCACCGACCCCGCCGCCGAGGCCACTGAAGCCGCCGAGGGCGCTGTCGCCGCGGATGCCACCGTCGCTGCTGACGAGGCTGCTGCCGACGAGGCCACCGAGGCCGTCGCCGAAGAAGCCAAGTAGCCAGAAGCCGCCGCCGGCGCGGGTTGACCGCGCCGGCCCTACCCACCACCACCTGATCACGCTCGACCCGTCAGGGCCCGAGCAGATAGGAAAAGACAAGACATGGCCAACTTTTCTGCTGCCGATGTCAAGAAGCTGCGCGAGCTCACCGGCGCCGGAATGCTCGACTGCAAGAAGGCGCTCGAGGAGGCCGACGGCGACTTCGACAAGGCCGTTGAGCTGCTGCGCATCAAGGGCGCCAAGGATGTCGGCAAGCGTGCCGCTCGTACGTCGTCCAACGGCCTGGTGGCCGTCAAGAACGGCGTCGCCATCGAGCTGCTCTGCGAGACCGACTTCGTAGCCAAGAACGCCGACTTCGTCGCAACCGGCGACGAGATCGTCGCCGCGCTGGCCGACGCCAAGATCGGTGAGCTGGACGCCGCGCTTGCGCACGAGGTCGACGGCAAGACCATCGGCGACATCGTCAAGGACCTCTCGATCAAGATCGGCGAGCGCCTTGAGCTGCGTCGCGTCATCCGCTTCGACGGACAGACGACCGCCTACCTGCACCGCCGCTCGACCGACCTGCCCCCGCAGGTCGCCGTACTCGTCGAGTACACCGGTGACAACGAGGAAGCCGCGCGTTCGGCAGGCATGCAGATCGCCGCGATGCGTCCGAAGTACGTCACCCGCGACGAGGTGCCGGCGGACGTCGTCGAGAACGAGCGCCGCATCGCCGAGACCAGCGCCCGCGAGGAGGGCAAGCCCGAGCAGGCGATCGGCAAGATCACCGACGGCAAGGTCAACGCGTACTACAAGGAGTTCGTGCTCAACGAGCAGCCTTCGGTGCAGGACTCGAAGAAGAACGTCAAGGCCGTCCTCGACGAGGCCGGAATCGCGGTCACGCGGTTCGCTCGCTTCGAGGTCGGCGAGGAGCTCTAGGGCTCACCGGTTTCGACCACAACGGGGCCGTCGTACCGCGCGGCGGTGCGGCGGCCCCGTTGTATCCCCGCTAACCTCATTCGGGATCAAAAGGACAAGGAGCGCTGCTGATGAACGACGTGGTGACCCCCGGGTACCGGCGGGTGCTCCTGAAGCTGTCGGGGGAGACCTTCGGCGGCGGCAAGGTCGGCGTCGACACCGCGGTGGTGCACAACATCGCCGAGCAGATCCGCGACGTCGTCGCCCAAGGCATCCAGGTCAGCGTCGTCGTCGGCGGCGGCAACTTCTTCCGCGGCGCGGAGCTCTCGCAGGCCGGCATGGACCGGGCCCGAGCCGACTACATGGGCATGCTCGGCACCGTCATGAACTGCCTGGCCCTGCAGGACTTCCTGGAGAAGGCCGGCGTACCCACTCGCGTGCAGACCGCTATCACGATGGGACAGGTCGCCGAGTCCTACATCCCGCTACGCGCCATCCGGCACCTGGAGAAGGGCCGCGTCGTCATCTTCGGCGCGGGCGCCGGTATGCCGTACTTCTCCACCGACACCGTCGCCGCGCAGCGCGCGCTGGAGATCGGATGCGACGTACTGCTGATGGCCAAGAACGGCGTGGACGGCGTCTATGACTCCGATCCCAAGACGAACCCGGACGCGGTGAAGTACCAGAACCTGACGTACGACGACGTGCTGGCCCAGCATCTGGCGGTGGCGGATGCGACCGCGATTAGCCTATGCATGGATAACAACATGCCCATCGTCGTGTTCAATCTGCTTGACGACGGCAATATCGCGCGCGCCGCGTCCGGCGAGCACATCGGCACTCTCATCAGCAACGCGACGCAGCCCGCCTAGGAGGCCCGGAAATGATCGACGACACCTTGCTCGAAGCCGAAGAGAAGATGGAAAAGGCGGTCAGCGTCGCGAAGCACGACATGACGACCATCCGCACCGGCCGGGCGACCCCGCAGATGTTCGAGACCATCGAGATCGACTACTACGGCGCGCCGACCCCGTTGACCCAGATGGCGACGATCAACGTCCCCGAGGCGCGGATGGCGACCGTCAAGCCGTACGACGCGAGCCAGCTCGGCGAGATCGAGAAGGCGATCCGCGACTCCGACCTCGGCGTCAACCCCGGCAACGACGGCCAGATCATTCGGGTCGTCTTCCCACAACTCACCGAGGAACGCCGCAAGGAGATGGGCAAGATGGCCCGCGGCAAGGGCGAGGACGCGAAGGTCTCGATCCGCAACATCCGCCGCAGCGCCAAGGACGCGCTCGAGAAGATCAAGAAGGACGGCGACGCCGGCGAAGACGAGGTCGATCGCGCCGAGAAGGAGCTAGAGCAGCTCACCGGCAAGTACGTCGCCGAGGTTGACGAGGTCGTCTCGCGCAAGGAAGCGGAGCTGATGGAGGTCTAGCCTCCCCCTTTGATGATGCCCACCGACGAAGCCAAGCCAGACGCCGAATCGAGCGAGCCGCCCGCTCCCCAGCGCCCAAGTCGCGCGGGGCGCGACCTGAAGGCGGCGATCGGCGTCGGTGTCGGTATTGGCATCGTCGTCATCGCGACGCTGTTTCTCTACCGGCCGGCGTTCGCGATCATCGTGGGGCTGGCCGTCGTACTCGCCATCAACGAGCTGCAGAGCGCCGTGCGGACCGGCGGGGTCGAGGTCCCGCGGTGGCCGATTCTCATCGGCGGCGCCGCCATGCTGGTGGCGAGCTGGTTCTGGGGTCTGCAAGGGCTGGTCATCGCGCTGCTCGCCACCTTCCTGGCGGTGATCTTCGGGCGGATGCGCGGGCCGCTGCACGGCTACCTCGCCTCCACCGCGACGGGGCTGTTCATCACGATCTACGTGCCGTTTCTGGCCGGATTCGCGGTGCTGTTGACCAAGCCCGAAAACGGCGAGCAGCTGGTGTTGACGTGGGCGATCGCGGTGGTGTGCAGCGACACCGGCGGCTACGCGTCGGGCGTGCTGTTTGGCAAGCATCCGATGGCGCCGCGCATCTCACCGAAGAAGTCGTGGGAGGGGTTCGCCGGATCGGTCGTTCTGGCCGGCATTGCCGGAGCGCTGCTCTACGAGCTGTTGCTGGGCTTCCCGTGGTGGCTGGGCGTGCTGTACGGCGCCATTGTGGCGGTGTTTGCGGTGACCGGTGACCTGCTCGAGTCGATCATCAAACGCGACGTCGGGGTTAAGGACATGGGCTCGCTGCTGCCCGGTCACGGTGGGGCGATGGATCGCATGGACAGTCTGCTGCTGACTGCGCCGGCCGCCTACGTCCTCCTGTCGGCGACGCCGGCGATCGTCAACGCCCTCGGGTGAGCGTGAGCGAGTCCGAGCAGTACGACGAAGGCTCGGCGCCCGCGTATGCGCCGGTTGTCGGCGTCGGACCGCACCCGCAGCCATGGCCCGATGACCCGAGGCTGGACCCCTCGCTGCTGCGCGATGGTGACCGTCGCAATGTCATCGACAAATATCGATACTGGAGCGTTGCGGCCATCGTCGCCGACCTCGACCAGCACCGCCACGACTTCCACGTCGCGATCGAGAACCTGCATCACGACATGAATATCGGCACCATCGTGCGGACAGCAAACGCCTTCTTGGCTCGCGAAGTTCACATCGTCGGGCGGCGCCGGTGGAACCGTCGCGGAGCGATGGTGACCGACCGCTACCAACACATCAGCCATCACAGCGATATCGCCTCGCTCGTAGACCGCGCCGCCGCGCAAAGCCTTGAGCTCGTGGGGATCGACAACCTTCCCGGAGCGATGCCCATCGAAAGAGCGAGCCTGCCGCGTCGCTGCGTGCTCGTCTTCGGCCAGGAGAGCGTCGGGCTCAGCGACGAAGCGGCAGCGGCGTGCAGCCAGGTGCTGTCGATCTCGCAGTTCGGCTCGACCCGCTCGATGAACGCTGGCGTCGCCGCGGGAATAGCGATGCATGCGTGGATTGGTCAGCATGCCCAGATCGGCTAGCGCAGCTGCGCCTGCAGTGAGTTGATCGTGTCGGCCTCGGCCGGACTCTTGTCCGGCCGGTAGCCCTTGACCCGCGCGAAGCGTAGGGCTACGCCGCCGGGGTAGCGCGACGACCGCTGCACTCCGTCGATCGCGATCTCGACCACGATCTCCGGTCGCAAGAACACCGCGTGCGTGGTGCGCCTGGTCTCGTACGCCGGGAACGTCTCGGTCTGCCACCGCAGCAGCTCGTCGGTGAGCCCCTTGAAGGTCTTGCCGACCATCACGAAACCGCCGGGCTC
The nucleotide sequence above comes from Epidermidibacterium keratini. Encoded proteins:
- the tsf gene encoding translation elongation factor Ts, with the translated sequence MANFSAADVKKLRELTGAGMLDCKKALEEADGDFDKAVELLRIKGAKDVGKRAARTSSNGLVAVKNGVAIELLCETDFVAKNADFVATGDEIVAALADAKIGELDAALAHEVDGKTIGDIVKDLSIKIGERLELRRVIRFDGQTTAYLHRRSTDLPPQVAVLVEYTGDNEEAARSAGMQIAAMRPKYVTRDEVPADVVENERRIAETSAREEGKPEQAIGKITDGKVNAYYKEFVLNEQPSVQDSKKNVKAVLDEAGIAVTRFARFEVGEEL
- a CDS encoding M23 family metallopeptidase is translated as MPRYRPLAWSTIAALVVTLLLLWLAPAQAAPQVSTSWSWPLTPPQVTRYFDPPAVKWGAGHRGVDLAGGAGQPVSAAGDGTVAFVGMVAGRPVISIDHPSGLRTTYEPVASTLTAGATVSEGQQIGVLDAGHAGCPVAACLHWGVRRGETYLNPLILLGLLEVRLLPLAD
- the frr gene encoding ribosome recycling factor is translated as MIDDTLLEAEEKMEKAVSVAKHDMTTIRTGRATPQMFETIEIDYYGAPTPLTQMATINVPEARMATVKPYDASQLGEIEKAIRDSDLGVNPGNDGQIIRVVFPQLTEERRKEMGKMARGKGEDAKVSIRNIRRSAKDALEKIKKDGDAGEDEVDRAEKELEQLTGKYVAEVDEVVSRKEAELMEV
- a CDS encoding TrmH family RNA methyltransferase, which codes for MSESEQYDEGSAPAYAPVVGVGPHPQPWPDDPRLDPSLLRDGDRRNVIDKYRYWSVAAIVADLDQHRHDFHVAIENLHHDMNIGTIVRTANAFLAREVHIVGRRRWNRRGAMVTDRYQHISHHSDIASLVDRAAAQSLELVGIDNLPGAMPIERASLPRRCVLVFGQESVGLSDEAAAACSQVLSISQFGSTRSMNAGVAAGIAMHAWIGQHAQIG
- the pyrH gene encoding UMP kinase, whose amino-acid sequence is MNDVVTPGYRRVLLKLSGETFGGGKVGVDTAVVHNIAEQIRDVVAQGIQVSVVVGGGNFFRGAELSQAGMDRARADYMGMLGTVMNCLALQDFLEKAGVPTRVQTAITMGQVAESYIPLRAIRHLEKGRVVIFGAGAGMPYFSTDTVAAQRALEIGCDVLLMAKNGVDGVYDSDPKTNPDAVKYQNLTYDDVLAQHLAVADATAISLCMDNNMPIVVFNLLDDGNIARAASGEHIGTLISNATQPA
- a CDS encoding phosphatidate cytidylyltransferase, producing the protein MMPTDEAKPDAESSEPPAPQRPSRAGRDLKAAIGVGVGIGIVVIATLFLYRPAFAIIVGLAVVLAINELQSAVRTGGVEVPRWPILIGGAAMLVASWFWGLQGLVIALLATFLAVIFGRMRGPLHGYLASTATGLFITIYVPFLAGFAVLLTKPENGEQLVLTWAIAVVCSDTGGYASGVLFGKHPMAPRISPKKSWEGFAGSVVLAGIAGALLYELLLGFPWWLGVLYGAIVAVFAVTGDLLESIIKRDVGVKDMGSLLPGHGGAMDRMDSLLLTAPAAYVLLSATPAIVNALG
- the rpsB gene encoding 30S ribosomal protein S2 translates to MAVVTMRQLLDSGVHFGHQTRRWNPKMKRFILTERNGIYIIDLQQTLSYIDQAYEFVKETVAHGGTILFVGTKRQAQEAIAKEATRVNMPYVNHRWLGGMLTNFSTVHKRLQRLKELEQIAETGGDTVRTKKEQLILDREREKLSRTLGGIRDMARVPSAVWIVDSKKEAIAVGEARKLNIPVVGILDTNCDPDEIDYPIPGNDDAIRSAGLLTRVIADAVAEGLLARAENAGKGAADGDDKPNRDEVAADEPLAEWEREILERKETTDSAEATDPAAEATEAAEGAVAADATVAADEAAADEATEAVAEEAK